In the genome of Pontibacter actiniarum, the window ACCATGGAGAGCCGACTGCAGCCGGGGCTATACTTTGCCGGAGAGGTGCTGGACATCGACGGCATCACGGGCGGGTTTAACTTTCAGGCTGCCTGGACCACCGGCTTCCTGGCCGGCCGGCAAATGGCTGCACCCGTCCCTGCCCCTGCGTCTTAAGCTTCCTGCTTTGGAAACAAAAAAGATTCCATATCAGTAATATAGCATATAGAAACTAATATGGATAAAACTATGGAAAACAATAAAGAAGTATTCTCTACGGTGCATCACCTCATCGAACGTTGTAAGGATGGTGCCAAAGGATATAAGACCGCCTCTGAAGATGTAGAGGATAAGGACCTGAAGGACCTGTTCCGCAAGTATGCGGTGCAGCGCGATAGCATGATCACCGAACTGCAGGACCAGCTGCACAAGATGGGCCACACCGACGATGAGTCGAGCTCCCTGGAGGGAACCGTGCACAGAGCATGGATCGACATCAAGTCTGCCCTGTCGTCCAAAGACAGGCACCGTGTGCTGGCGGAGTGCGAGCGCGGTGAGGATTACGCCGTTAAGTCTTACCAGGAGGCGTTAAACAAGAACCTTCCCGGCAACCTGAAGCCGATTGTGGAACAACAGTACAATGATATCAAAAACGCGCATGACCACATCCGCTCTCTGCGGGATGCTTCTAAAGGCGCGTAACCACAGCTAATAAACGTATGAAAGGAGCCTCAAGAGGCTCCTTTTTTTGTTTCTGCAATGCTGTTAATGGATTGTCTAAATCATTTAAGAAGATGTTTCAGGAGGAGGTGCAGCTGAAGTTCGCCCACCGTCTCTCCTCTCCTGTCGGTATCGCAGCGGCTGGAGCCGTGAGGCAGCCGGAAGGCTTAAAGCCCTACCATCATAACAGGCTAAAAGCAACAAGGGTAACATCCGTCTGATGTTACCCTTGTCAAATCTAACTGCCGAAGCAGCTAGCTTAATCTTCCAACCTTTTTATGATACCCCTTTTACGGGCTGCTGTAGAGGAAGGTTATGCTTTTGTTAAATAATTTTAAAATCAAAAAGGCCGACGTTTCAAGTCGGCCTTTTCTTTCAGCTGTCAAGTGTTTTAATCCTCTGGGCTGTAATACTTTATTATACGGCACCAAAGTGCCTTGGTTGCGGGATGCTTAGAATCTTTTCTTACGGAAGCCACCGCCACCGCTTCTTCTGTCTCCGCCACGGTCACGATCACGGTCGCCGCCGCCGCGTCTGTCGCCGCGGAAGCCACCACGGTCACGGTCACGGTCACGATCGCCGCCACGGAAACCGCCGCCGCTTCTACGGCCGCCACGGTCTCTGTCTCTGTCGCCACCGCCGCCGAAGCCGAAGTCTTCACCGCCTTCTTTAGGGCCTGAGCCTTTCTTCTGCGATTTCTCCACGATCACCATGCGGCCATCATACTCTACGCGGCCAATGTTTTCCACGATCTCAGCCGTGTACTCTGTTGGCACTTCCACAAAGCTGAACTTGTCGTACAGGTCGATATCGCCCACACGCCCTTCCGGAATGCTGGAGTTCTGCGCCAGCAGGTCGATCAGGTCGCGCGGATGCACACGGTCTTTCTTGCCGATTGTGATGAACAGGCGGTCCATGCCTTCTTTGGCGGCGCTAAGCCCCTTCTCGGCATCTGCACCCTTTTCTTTCACCTTGGCTTCCTTCATGCTCATTTTAAGCAAGGCTGACGCCACGTCAAGCGGTGTGTATCCGTCGGTTTCGTTCACGAAGCGCTCGATGCGCGCTACATGCTTGGCCAGGTGTCCTTTTTCCAGCACTTCCTTCACTTTATCGAAGAACATGTTCGTGCGGATCTCATTTACGTCTTCCAGCGACGGTACCTGCTGCAGAACAATCTTGGCTTTGGTATAGCGCATGATGTCCTTCAGTTTGTACCCGTCTGAGCGGCCTCCTACAAAAGAGAACGCCTTGCCAGACTTGCCGGCACGGCCTGTACGGCCAATGCGGTGTACGTAAGATTCTTCGTCCTGCGGAAGGTCGTAGTTAAACACGGCCTCTACGTTCTCCACGTCAAGGCCACGCGCTGCCACGTCTGTTGCCACCAGTATCTCCAGGGTGCCGTTGCGGAACTTGTTCATTACCGCAGAGCGCTGGTTTTGGTTCAGGTCGCCGTGCAGGGCGTCAGAGAAGTAGCCGCGGGCCTGCAGGCCGGTTACCAGGTCATCCACCATACGCTTCGTGTTACAGAAGATAATGGCTGACTTAAGGTTGTACATGTCCAGCAGGCGCGAAAGCACTTCCTGCTTGGCGCTGTTGCGCACCTCAAAGTACGCCTGGTCGATGTTCGTTACCGTTAGCTCCTGGTGCACTACCTTAACCAGCACAGGGTCGGTCTGGTAGCGCTTGGTCATCTCCATGATCGGCTTGGACATGGTAGCCGAGAAGAAGATGGTCTGACGGTCTTCCGGGATACGCTCCAACACGAACTCAATATCCTCGCGGAAGCCCATGTCCAGCATTTCATCCGCTTCGTCCAGGATGATTTTATTAACGTTGTCAAGCACCAGGGTACCGCGCTGGATGTGGTCCATGACACGGCCCGGCGTACCGATCACGATCTGAACGCCTTGCTTCAGGGCGCGCAGCTGACGGTCATAGCTCTGGCCACCGTAAATCGGAACCACGCTGATGCCTTGCTTATACTTGGCCAGTTTCTGAATCTCACCGGAAACCTGGATAGCCAGCTCGCGTGTCGGGCACAGAATAAGGGCCTGCACGCTTCTGTCGCTTGGGTCAACGGTTTCAATGGTAGGGATGCCGAAAGCGGCGGTTTTGCCTGTACCCGTCTGGGCCTGGCCGATGATGTCTTTACCTGATAAAACAACCGGGATTGCTTCTGTCTGGATGGGAGAGGCTTCTTCGAAACCCATGTCAGCGATGGCTCGCTGTACTTCCGGCGAAAGCGGAAGCTCTTCAAATCTGATTTTGTTCATCTAATTTTTTAATAACTGAAATATCTGGAGGCAGCCTGCTGATCAACCATTCTCTGCTTTATACGAGAGCGACAAATAAATAAAAACAACTAGCGTAGCCAACGAGGTATATCCAGTTATCTGTAAATCAGACTGTTCCAAACAGGGCGCAAAGGTAGGGACTTTTTTTGACATATACTACAGATGCCTCGATTTATATGCTTTGGGCGCAATTGGACGCTTGTGGCGTGAGTTTCACCCCTGAAAATAAACCGTTGGCTGATTATTGTACAGAGGATTTATATAATGGAATTTTTTTTCTACATTAGTGTTTAAGTTAAATAAATTATTAGAATATGGTAACAACGGAAATCGCGGCTCGTAAAAAGATGCAGTTGACCCTGGTTTTTAGATACTTGGCCACTTTTAATACAAAGGCGTGAATAATTTGCACAGATCAGCCGTAGTATATCTTATTGCAACCGTTACCCCTAGGCTTACTAAAACACTCCATACAAATGCTACAAGCTGAAATTTGCACCGTTGCAGAGCTGTTCCTGCCTTTTGGCGCCATGCGCACGCACCGGTTTAGCGAATGGTGGTGTTCGTAGTTGCTGTTCAGTGCGCTGCCTAAACCTTTTCCGTTAGTCTTACACTTGTCATAATCCCTAACCCCTAAAGTCCTATACTATGTTACACTTCTCCAAAATCTCAACAAAAGGCAAAGATTTTAACCTTATTGCCTCAGGTGCACTGGCTTTTAAGATCCATAACAAGATTCTCAAGGACGAGACGTTCCACCAGAAAGGAGCAAAAATCAACCGCAACATGCTGCTGGGCAGCGTGCCGGCCAGAACACTGACGGCCGACCGCCGCAATGTTTTCTATGTTATCCTCTCTGATGTTGACAGAACTAACATCGACGCGCTGTGTGAGATGATTGCCCAGGAGCGCAAGAAAGGAAGCTATGCCGTGTGCCAGGTGATTCCGGTTTACTTCAATGAGCTTTCGTTTAAAGCCATGAAGGTTCTTCGCCAGAATTTTGATGAAGTGATAGAGCTGAACAAGTTTAACTTAGGGAGCAGCAAGGCCTTGATGAGCGCCGAGCAGCAGCACTGCCTTATAACCGATTACTCGCTCTCCATGGCCCGTATTATGTACCATGTGTGTGTGAAAGACTTTGCTCCTTTAGCCCAGGAGGCGAAAGGAGAACTGGTATACGCGCAATAGCCGGAAAAGCTCTCTGCGCCGCCCGTATAACAAAGCCTCTGCCCTTTCCGGGTAGAGGCTTTGTTGTGGAATAAGCTGCTGTGGGTATGGGGTTTACATATGCGTTGCTAATATTTTTAGCCTGAGGCTTGATTGGTGCCTTGCCAAAGCTGTATCTTTAAAGTATAGATACCATCGCAATGCCATCAGTTTTTAAGATTTACTCCTCCTCGGCCGGCTCCGGCAAAACGTATCACCTGACAAAGGAATACCTGAAGCTGGCGCTCCACAGCAGCGACCCGGACTATTACCGCTCGGTCTTGGCCATCACGTTCACCAACGACGCTGCCGCTGAGATGAAGGAGCGAATTCTGGGGGCCCTGCGAAACTTTAACGACAACAGCCTGCCGGAGAGGGATAAACGGAAAAGCGAGGAGCTGCTCGAAGGTATAACACAGGATTTACAGCTGGAGTACCCGGAGGAGAAACTGGACAAGGAGGAGGTGCGCCGGCGTGCCGCCAGCCTGTTCCGGCAGATCCTCTACAACTACTCCGACTTCAGCGTGAGCACCATCGATAGTTTTGTCAACAAGATTGTGCAGGCGTTTACGCGCGAGCTGAATATCCCGCAGAACTTCGAGGTAGACCTGGATTCCAACACGCTGCTGAGCACCGCCGTCTCGCTGCTGCTGGACAAGGTGACGGACTCAAAAGAAGACCTGCTCTCGCAGACGCTGGAGCAGTACGCCCTGGAGAAGGCCCGCGAAGGCAAGAGCTGGACCATGCTGCCCGACGACCTGATGGACTTCGCCCGTAACCTGCTGAACGAGCAGGTGTACGAGGCTATCACGGATCTGCAGCAGCTGAGCCTGGAGGATTTTAAGGAGGTGCGCGAGCAACTGTTCCTGGTGCAGCAGCAGGTGGCCGAAACGGTGCAGGAGGCGGCGCAGCAGGCCATGCAGCTCTTCGGAAACGCAGACGTCTCCCCTGCCGACCTCTACCAGAGCACCCGCGGCATCTGGTCATACTTTAACACCTGGCTGAAGTCGGTGGACCTGAACTACGGCAACAGCAACGCCCAGAAAACGGTGGAGGAAGACAAGTGGTACGGCGGCAAGGCCAGCGCCTACGCCAAAGCGCAGATCGACAGCATTAAGGAGCCGCTCACGGAGCTGTACTTCCATATCGAAAGTATAAAGGAGCAGTATGCCGCCACCTTTACGCTGGTGCAGCAGGTGGTGCCGCACCTGTACAAAGTATCGCTGCTGAACGAGCTGGAGAAGTGCCTGCAGGAGATAAAGCTGGACAAGAACACCGTGCACATCTCCGAGTTTAACAAGCGCATCATTGATATTGTGCTGAAGGAGCCGGTACCGTTTATCTATGAGCGCCTCGGCGAGAAGTATAAGCACATCCTGATCGACGAGTTTCAGGACACCTCGGTGCTGCAGTGGAACAACCTGCTCCCGCTCGTGGACAATGCCCTGGCCTCCGGCCACTTCAGCATGGTGGTGGGCGATGCCAAGCAGGCCATTTACCGCTGGCGAGGCGGCGAGATGGAGCAGATCCTGCACCTTTATAAGAACAGCACCCGCCAGCTGTATGAGAACCGGCGGCACGGGCCGCTTATACGGGAGCGGTATGAGTCGGTGGACCAGGCGCTGCAGCCCAATAACCTGAGCACCAACTACCGCAGCCGCTCCGAAATCATCGGCTTTAACAACGAGCTTTTTACCTTCATCAGCCAGAGCCATCCGCAGTTTGGCATCTTCACGTCTATCTACGACAAGGACTTTGCGCAGCAGGTGCCCACAGGCAGCGACAAAAGCGGCGGCCACATACAGGTGATGTTCACCCACGACGACGACAGCAACTACAAGTATGACCTGAACAGCTGCAGCCGCACCGGGGAGCTTTACGAAGGCTACACGCAGGAAAAAGCGCTTACCTACGACGAGAGTACACTCAACATGGTGCTGCAGCTGGTAAACCATTGCCGGGAGGAGGGCTATGCACTGAAGGACATGGCCATCCTTTGCCGCACCAACATAAAGAGCAAGCTCATCGCCAACTTCCTTAAGGAAAAAGGCTTCAGCATTATTTCGCAGGACTCCCTGTCGTTGCAGTTTGCCGAGGTTATCAACCTGATCATTGCGATGTTCCGCGTGTTTAACCGCCCCCACGATTCGCTGGCAAAGTCGGAGGCCCTGTACCTGGTGTGCAAGGTGGCGCTGGAGTCGGTGCCCGATGTGGAGATGACCAGAACCATTGCCGACATTGCCAATGAGAAGGAGAACCAATCCTTCTTTGATCAGTTGCGCGTGTTTGGCTTTGATGTGCAGGAGCGCGAGACGGGCAACCTGTCCATCTACGAACTCACCGAAAAGCTCATCCGCGTTTTCGACCTGCTCGGCAAGAACAACGAGAGCGAGTACCTTTTCCGCTTCCTGGACCTGGTGCTGGAATACAGCCTCAAAAACAGCAACAACCAGAACAACTTCCTGGCTTACTGGGATGTGCAGAAGGAAAAGCTGAGCATCAACACCCCCAAAGACCGTAACGCCATCACCATTACCAGCATCCACAAGTCCAAGGGCCTCGCCTACCCTGTCGTGCTTGTGCCTTTTGCGGACTGGGGCACGGAGCCCAAAAGGGGCTCGCTGATGTGGAGCCACCTGCCGGACGGGGTGAGCGTGACGGGCAAGCTGCGCAGCGTGGCAGTTAACATAAGTTCTAAACTGGAGAATACTATCCTGACAGAGCAGTACAGCACCGAGATTGAGAAAACCTTTATCGAGAACCTGAACATGCTGTACGTGGCCCTCACCCGCCCCATGGACCGGCTGTACCTGATCGGGAATGCCAAAGACCTGCTGGAGGAGCGCAAGGCCCCGAAGCCGGACGGGCAGGCAAAGAACGTAAGCCACCTGCTGTACCGCTACCTCGTGCACAAGGAGCTGTGGGCCTTTGGCCAGCACTGCTACCAGTTGCACAAAGGCACCCCGCAGGCATTGCAGCACCGTGTGGGCGATGAAAGGTCGTACTTCCTCGACCACCTGACATCCACTGACTGGGAGCAGCGCCTGAAAATAAAGCAGCACGCCAACAACGTGTTCGATTTTGAGACGCAAACAGTGCAGCGGCAGCAGAACAGGAAGCTGCACTATGCCCTGGCCCGCCTTGCCTTTGCCCCGGAACTTGACAAGGTGCTGCGCCAGATGGTGTACGAGGGCATCATCAGCGAACGGGAGAAGCCGGAGGTAAAGCAGAAGCTGACGCAGGTGCTGAACCACCCTAAGCTGGGCCGTTACTTCACCAATCAGGTGGTGGTGGAGCATGAAAAGGAGGTGCTGGACGCCCGTGCCTACCTCTATAAGCCCGACCGCATTGTGTTCGACGGCGAGGCGGTGGTGCTGCTGGAGTTTAAAACGCCGCCACCGGAGCCGGCGCACCGCTACCGGCTGGACCACTACGCGGTGCGCTTCCGGCAACTGGGCTACGAGCAGGTAACGTGCGTGCTGTACTACTTCGAAACCGAGGAGGTGATGGAGTGGCAATACGGCGCTAAAACCGCCGGGCAACTGGGCCTGGAGCTGTAGCAAAGCAGGCTGTAGCCGTTAGTTCGCAGCACAGGCTGTACTTGCAGCGGGAGACGACATCTCGAATACGGCATCAAACGTTAAAGCAATCTCTTAAAAAGCAGATTATTCAATACGAGCATCTTCATGCAGAATTACAAAAACCTGAAAGTTGACCTTTCCAACTGTGACAAAGAGCCCATCCACATCATCGGCCGGATTCAGCCGCACGGCTTTATGCTTATACTTGACCATGACTCGCTGCTCGTGGAGCAGGCCAGCGAGAACGTGGCAGGCTTTCTGGGGATAGAGGCCAGCAGTTTGATCGGTCAGTCGCTGGAGGTGCTGTGCTCCGGGGAAGGCTACATGCTGCTGGAGCAGCAGTTGCGAAATGCCGTGAAGCTGAACCCGCAGCTGCTCCTGATGCAGGAGCAGGTATACTTCGGCTTTGTTCACCTGTCGGCGGGCAAGCTGGTGCTGGAGTGCGAGCCTGCCGTGCCCACAGCCGAACAGCAGCGCCTGGAGAACGCTTACCAGTTCGCCCAGTTCCAGACTGATCTGAACGAGCTGGATACCATGGCCGGGCAGTCGCAGCTGGTGGTGGACTACGTGCAGCGCGTGCTGGATTACGACAGGGTCATGCTCTACAAATTTGATGAGGACTGGAACGGCGAGGTAATAGCAGACAGGGTGAAGCCGGGCGTGCACTCGTACCTGCACCACCACTTCCCGGCCTCCGACATCCCGGCACCGGCCAGAGCCCTGCTCGAGAAGAAGCAGGTGCGGCAGATTCCGGATGTGCAGGCCCAGGCGGTGGATATCGTGCCGTACCTCAATCCTGCCACCGGAAGCCCTTCCAACATCATCCTGTCGGAGCTGCGGAACCCCTCCGAGATTCACCTGGAGTACCTGCGGAACATGGACGTGAGCGCTACCCTGTCTTTCTCCATTATGGTGAAGGGCAAGCTGTGGGGCCTGATCACGTGCCAGCATCTTACGCCGGTGTTCAAAGACTACTGGAAACGGCAGCTCTGCTACCTGATAGCCAAGGCTTTTTCCAATGCCATCCTGTCTGACAGCGAGCAGCGCGATGTGCAAACACTGGCGCAAAGCAAAAAGCTGGAGGAAGAACTGATCCAGCGCCTTAGCGGGGCCAGCCATATCGGCAAAGAGCTTTTCGAGGGCGAGGTTAACCTTCTGCACCTCACCGGCTGCTCCGCGGCAGCCCTGTACTTCAACCACGAGCTGATTGCCTCGGGGCAAGGGCCTGATGAAAGCCAGGTCATGCAGATCATAGACTGGCTCTCGGAGAACAACACCAGCCGGGTGTTCAGCACCAGGCAGCTTTCGAGCCACATGCCGGGTGCGGAGGCTTTTCGGGCAAACGCCAGCGGGCTGCTTGCCCTGGAGATCTCCCGCTACAACAAAGAGTACATTCTATACTTTAAGCCGGAGATAAAGGAGACCCGGATATGGGCAGGTAACCCCGATAAGCCACTCCCCGGCGGAGACATGCGGATACACCCGCGCAAGTCTTTCCAGAACTGGACGGAAGTGATCAAAGGGAAGTCTGAGCCCTGGACGGTGAACGAGCTGGAGATCACGCAGATGCTGCTGAAAGACATTACGGCGATCATACTGCGCAACCAGGCCAGCCAGCTGAAGCAGCTAAACCAGGAGCTAAAGCTCTACACCCAGGACCTGCACGTTAAAAACAGCCGCCTGGAGGATTTTGCCCATATCATCACGCATAACCTGCGGTCACCGTTAAAGAACATCAAAGGCCTGCACAGCTTATACCTGGCAGAGCCTACAAACGAGAGCGCCGCAGAGATAATGGAGCACATCTCCAAAATGACGGATAACATCTCGGCGACCATCGATGACCTGAACCTGATTCTGAAGGCGGCCATTGAGCAGCAGTTGCCGCAGTGCAATGTGCAGCTCCACGACATCATTGAGAAGGAAATTGAGAACCTGCAGGCTGAGATAAAGCAGACCGACGCGAAGATCTGTACCGACCTGCAGGTGCCCGCGCTGAATATGCCAAAGGTGTATTTGGAGAGCATCATGCACAACCTGCTTTCCAACGCGCTAAAGTACAGAGGCGACCGGCCGCCGCTCATCACCGTGAGAAGCTGGCAGGAGGAGCATAACATCTACCTCTCCGTGGCTGACAATGGCTTAGGCATGGACCTGGGCAAGGTTGGGCCGAAACTGTTTGGCCTCTACAATACCTTCCACCGCAAAAAAGACGCAAAAGGGCTGGGCTTATACTTAACACGCATGCAGGTAGAGGGCCTGGGCGGAAAGATCAGCGTAGAGAGCGCACCGGAGAAAGGCACTACCTTTACGGTACAGCTCCCAAGGCATTAGCAATAAACAAGGCAAAATATATGGAACCAAGATTAACACTGATCACCTTAGGCGTGAGAAACCTGCAACGGGCGAAGGAGTTTTACCAGCACGTGTTCGGGTGGCAGCCCAGCGAGAGCAGCAACGACAGCATTGTCTTTTTTCAGTTGAACGGCATGCAGCTGGCTCTTTTTCCGCAGGAGTCCTTAGCCGATGATGCCGGTGTTCCGGCCGAGGGCAGCGGCTTTAAGCGTTTTTCGCTGGCGCACAACGTGGCCTCTGAGCAGCAGGTGGATGAGCTGGTGGCGCAGCTGGAGCAGAAGGGCGCCACTGTGCTGAAACGCCCGGAGAAAGTGTTCTGGGGAGGCTACAGCAGCTACATTGCAGACCCGGACGACAACCTGTGGGAGATCGCCTACAATCCATTCCTGCTGCCGGATGACCCAAGCGGGCACAGGCAGGACTCTATACATTAAGTATCGGGGTTAAAAGGATGAGAGGATGCACAGGGGCGGCCTATACTTACAGGCACCTCCATCCTAATGATGCTGGCAAAGAGAAAAGCGCTCCATCACGCAATCACTCACTCTGAAGTTAAACATTCAGTCATTCAACATACAGTTATTCAAAACTTACCCACGTGCAAACCTTTCTGGAGCTAACGGCCAAATACGTTTACGAGAAGTATAAAGAAAACATCAGCGACCTGTGCGTGGTGCTGCCCTCGCGCCGTGCGAGCTTTTTCTTTAAAACAGCCCTGGCCCAGGCGGCCCCGGACCCGATCTGGTCGCCGGAGGTGTATGCCATGGAGGACTTTATCCGCAGTCTCTCCAAAACCGATGTGCTGGAGCCGATAAACCTGCAGCTGGAGCTGTTCGACCTGATGCGCGAGCAGGACCCGAAGCTCGATTTCGACAACTTCGTGACCTGGGCGGGCACCCTGCTGGAGGACTTCAGTCGCATCGACCAGAACCTGGTGGCCACGGACAAGCTGTTTGAGTACCTGGGGGAGGCGAAGGCGCTGGAGCGCTGGGACCCGAAGTTCCTGGGCAAAGAGCTCTCTCCTACCCTTAAAAAGTACTTCAGCCTTTGGGATAACATCGAGAAGACCTACCACAACCTGCAGCGGCGCTTGCTGGATAAAAAGCAGGCCTACACAGGTATGGCTTTTCGCAAAGTGGCCGAAACCATTGAGCAGATTGCCAGGACGAGCGAGTGCCACCAGTTCATTTTTATCGGCCTGAACAGCCTTACCCGCTCCGAGGAGAAGATCATCCGGACGCTGCTCAAGTATGAGAAGGCCGAGGTGCTCTTCGATTCTGATGATTTCTACATGGAGGGCGATTCGCCTAACCGTGCCGGTGGCTTTTTGCGCAGCTACAAAAGCACCTGGGGCATGCCGGAGTGGCGCTGGCAGCAGAACCTACTGCAGACAGATACAAAAGAGATAAACGTTATCGGCGTGGCCAACGCCAGCATGCAGGGCAAGCTGGCCGGGCAGCTGCTACAGGAGATACGGCAGCAGGACAAGCACGCGCAGACGGCCATCGTGCTGCCCGACGAAACGCTGCTGCTGCCCGTGCTGCACTCCATCCCGGAGGACGTGCCTACCTATAACGTTACCATGGGCCTCAGCTTTAGGGGCACCCCGCTGTTTAACCTCATCGACCTGCTTTTTGAAGTACACCTGACGGGGGTAACGCAGCTGCAGGCCTCCGGCTACAAAGTATACCAGTACCACCACCTGAGCGTCACGAAGCTGCTGACGCACCCTTTCATCCGCCGGTACGAGCTTTACCTCGGCGACCAGCCGGAGAAGGCCCGGTACCATGGCATGATCCAGCAGGTGCTCGACAAGATGGTGCAGGAGAACAAAGTGTTGATTACGGCGCAGGAGCTTATTGAGCTGAGCCAGCACCACCCGCTCTTCGAGACGCTTTTCCGCACCTGGCGCGACTGCGACGACATTATCGTGGCGATGTATGAGCTGATCGAGCTGCTGCGCGAAGTATACACCCACGGCCGCAACAGCATCGAAACGGAGTACCTGTACATCTTCTATACCTTGGTGAAGCGCCTCGATACCATCTTCGACTGCCGCGAGCACAAGATCTCCGTGCGCAGCTTCCGGAAGTTTCTCTACGAGTTGATTTCCCAGACGCGCCTGCCCTTCAGCGGGGAGCCAATCTCGGAGGTGCAGATCATGGGTATGCTGGAAACGCGTGCGCTG includes:
- a CDS encoding ferritin-like domain-containing protein — its product is MENNKEVFSTVHHLIERCKDGAKGYKTASEDVEDKDLKDLFRKYAVQRDSMITELQDQLHKMGHTDDESSSLEGTVHRAWIDIKSALSSKDRHRVLAECERGEDYAVKSYQEALNKNLPGNLKPIVEQQYNDIKNAHDHIRSLRDASKGA
- a CDS encoding DEAD/DEAH box helicase; this encodes MNKIRFEELPLSPEVQRAIADMGFEEASPIQTEAIPVVLSGKDIIGQAQTGTGKTAAFGIPTIETVDPSDRSVQALILCPTRELAIQVSGEIQKLAKYKQGISVVPIYGGQSYDRQLRALKQGVQIVIGTPGRVMDHIQRGTLVLDNVNKIILDEADEMLDMGFREDIEFVLERIPEDRQTIFFSATMSKPIMEMTKRYQTDPVLVKVVHQELTVTNIDQAYFEVRNSAKQEVLSRLLDMYNLKSAIIFCNTKRMVDDLVTGLQARGYFSDALHGDLNQNQRSAVMNKFRNGTLEILVATDVAARGLDVENVEAVFNYDLPQDEESYVHRIGRTGRAGKSGKAFSFVGGRSDGYKLKDIMRYTKAKIVLQQVPSLEDVNEIRTNMFFDKVKEVLEKGHLAKHVARIERFVNETDGYTPLDVASALLKMSMKEAKVKEKGADAEKGLSAAKEGMDRLFITIGKKDRVHPRDLIDLLAQNSSIPEGRVGDIDLYDKFSFVEVPTEYTAEIVENIGRVEYDGRMVIVEKSQKKGSGPKEGGEDFGFGGGGDRDRDRGGRRSGGGFRGGDRDRDRDRGGFRGDRRGGGDRDRDRGGDRRSGGGGFRKKRF
- a CDS encoding UvrD-helicase domain-containing protein, which codes for MPSVFKIYSSSAGSGKTYHLTKEYLKLALHSSDPDYYRSVLAITFTNDAAAEMKERILGALRNFNDNSLPERDKRKSEELLEGITQDLQLEYPEEKLDKEEVRRRAASLFRQILYNYSDFSVSTIDSFVNKIVQAFTRELNIPQNFEVDLDSNTLLSTAVSLLLDKVTDSKEDLLSQTLEQYALEKAREGKSWTMLPDDLMDFARNLLNEQVYEAITDLQQLSLEDFKEVREQLFLVQQQVAETVQEAAQQAMQLFGNADVSPADLYQSTRGIWSYFNTWLKSVDLNYGNSNAQKTVEEDKWYGGKASAYAKAQIDSIKEPLTELYFHIESIKEQYAATFTLVQQVVPHLYKVSLLNELEKCLQEIKLDKNTVHISEFNKRIIDIVLKEPVPFIYERLGEKYKHILIDEFQDTSVLQWNNLLPLVDNALASGHFSMVVGDAKQAIYRWRGGEMEQILHLYKNSTRQLYENRRHGPLIRERYESVDQALQPNNLSTNYRSRSEIIGFNNELFTFISQSHPQFGIFTSIYDKDFAQQVPTGSDKSGGHIQVMFTHDDDSNYKYDLNSCSRTGELYEGYTQEKALTYDESTLNMVLQLVNHCREEGYALKDMAILCRTNIKSKLIANFLKEKGFSIISQDSLSLQFAEVINLIIAMFRVFNRPHDSLAKSEALYLVCKVALESVPDVEMTRTIADIANEKENQSFFDQLRVFGFDVQERETGNLSIYELTEKLIRVFDLLGKNNESEYLFRFLDLVLEYSLKNSNNQNNFLAYWDVQKEKLSINTPKDRNAITITSIHKSKGLAYPVVLVPFADWGTEPKRGSLMWSHLPDGVSVTGKLRSVAVNISSKLENTILTEQYSTEIEKTFIENLNMLYVALTRPMDRLYLIGNAKDLLEERKAPKPDGQAKNVSHLLYRYLVHKELWAFGQHCYQLHKGTPQALQHRVGDERSYFLDHLTSTDWEQRLKIKQHANNVFDFETQTVQRQQNRKLHYALARLAFAPELDKVLRQMVYEGIISEREKPEVKQKLTQVLNHPKLGRYFTNQVVVEHEKEVLDARAYLYKPDRIVFDGEAVVLLEFKTPPPEPAHRYRLDHYAVRFRQLGYEQVTCVLYYFETEEVMEWQYGAKTAGQLGLEL
- a CDS encoding ATP-binding protein, translated to MQNYKNLKVDLSNCDKEPIHIIGRIQPHGFMLILDHDSLLVEQASENVAGFLGIEASSLIGQSLEVLCSGEGYMLLEQQLRNAVKLNPQLLLMQEQVYFGFVHLSAGKLVLECEPAVPTAEQQRLENAYQFAQFQTDLNELDTMAGQSQLVVDYVQRVLDYDRVMLYKFDEDWNGEVIADRVKPGVHSYLHHHFPASDIPAPARALLEKKQVRQIPDVQAQAVDIVPYLNPATGSPSNIILSELRNPSEIHLEYLRNMDVSATLSFSIMVKGKLWGLITCQHLTPVFKDYWKRQLCYLIAKAFSNAILSDSEQRDVQTLAQSKKLEEELIQRLSGASHIGKELFEGEVNLLHLTGCSAAALYFNHELIASGQGPDESQVMQIIDWLSENNTSRVFSTRQLSSHMPGAEAFRANASGLLALEISRYNKEYILYFKPEIKETRIWAGNPDKPLPGGDMRIHPRKSFQNWTEVIKGKSEPWTVNELEITQMLLKDITAIILRNQASQLKQLNQELKLYTQDLHVKNSRLEDFAHIITHNLRSPLKNIKGLHSLYLAEPTNESAAEIMEHISKMTDNISATIDDLNLILKAAIEQQLPQCNVQLHDIIEKEIENLQAEIKQTDAKICTDLQVPALNMPKVYLESIMHNLLSNALKYRGDRPPLITVRSWQEEHNIYLSVADNGLGMDLGKVGPKLFGLYNTFHRKKDAKGLGLYLTRMQVEGLGGKISVESAPEKGTTFTVQLPRH
- a CDS encoding VOC family protein; translated protein: MEPRLTLITLGVRNLQRAKEFYQHVFGWQPSESSNDSIVFFQLNGMQLALFPQESLADDAGVPAEGSGFKRFSLAHNVASEQQVDELVAQLEQKGATVLKRPEKVFWGGYSSYIADPDDNLWEIAYNPFLLPDDPSGHRQDSIH